The sequence AAAAATCCCATTAAGAGGAGAAGTATGATTTGGTATTGTTGTTCGGGTCTCCCCCCTAAGAATATGATTATTTTTTTCATTGCTTTAATACGTTATTTTTATTTTTATGGTATCAGTTTTATTTAATCCAATAGAGAATCTACATTTTTATAAGGGGTATGAAATGCCTCTGATACGGCTTTATACACAACATGAGAATGGATAATATTAAGTCCTAATTTGAGTTCTTTTTGGTCTTTACATGCTTGTTTCCATCCTTTATTTGCTAAATTAACCGCATAAGGAATGGTAGCATTAGTAAGTGCAATGGTAGATGTATAAGGAACTGCTCCTGGCATATTAGCAACACAATAATGAATTACTCCACTTACTTCATAAATAGGGTTTTGATGGGTGGTAGGATAGGTAGTTTCAAAACATCCTCCTTGGTCAACAGCAACATCTACCATAACCGTTCCTTTTTTCATAAACGCAAGCATCTCTTTGGTAATAAGCTTGGGGGCTTTTGCTCCCGGTATAAGAACAGCTCCTATAATCAGATGATGATCTTTGATAAGTTCTCGGATGTTATATTCATTACTCATAAGGGTCTTTACATTTTTTGGCATTATATCATCTAAATAACGTAATCTTTCCAAACTTATATCAAGTATAGTAACATCTGCGTTAAAACCTGCTGCCATCTTTGCTGCTTCTGTTCCTACCACACCTCCTCCTATGATTAATACTTTTGCGGGTCGTACGCCGGGGACTCCTCCAAGTAAAATTCCCATTCCTCCCATTGGTTTTTCTAAATATTTTGCACCTTGTTGGATAGACATTCTCCCCGCTACTTCAGACATTGGTACGAGGAGCGGAAGTGATTTGTCTTCTTTTTCGACTGTTTCGTAGGATAAACATACTGCTCCATTATCTATCATAGCTTTAGTAAGTTTTTGATTGGATGCAAAATGAAAATATGTAAATAACAGATGGTTTTTTTTTACTAATGTATATTCTTCTTCAATGGGTTCTTTTACTTTTATAATCATTTCAGATTTTTCATATACGGAATCTATAGTAGGTAATACAGATGCTCCTCCTATCCGATAATCTTCATCACTATAACCACTTCCCGAACCTGCTGACTCTTGAACGTACACATCATGTCCTCTTTTTATTAATTCTGCAACACCACTCGGAATAGCGCCTACTCTATTCTCATTGTTTTTTATTTCTTTTGGTATTCCTATAATCATTGTATTATTTGTTTTTTATTGTTAAATAGTGTCTGCAACAAACTTTTTAGTTTTTATTCAATTTTTCGAAGTGTTTTTTTTGCTCCCTTCAAATAAAAAATCTTTTTTCTTCTTACTATGAAATACCAAACCCTTGTTGGTTTGTCTTTATTTTCATAATTATTTGTTTTGCTTATTTTATTGCTAAAATAAGCATTTTTTATTTATTTATGTATAATAAGCCATACAATGATTCTTTTTGATAGAAATAAATAGTTTTTTTTATGTAGTTTCACAACAGTATCGTTTTGTGCTATATTTGTTTTGCTGAAATATTTAGGTTATGAATATATTAACATTACCTCTTTTTCTATTAGTTGATGACTTTTACTGAATATGGTATTGGTAATATCATCAAAATATATACTACAGCTTTTACAATAGTAAGTTTAGCAATGGGCTTCTATTTACCATTTCCTTTTTTACGACAATTGCTTCCTCAACAGTGGGGACATATAACTTTATCTTTTCCTCAATGCAATTTACGTAAACAATCCCGGCATTCTGAAGTATTTATCATTTTTACAAGTTTAATTTTAAAAAAAATTGAACATATATCAAAAATGACTAAAATAAATATTATGTTATTATTTTACCATTCTAAACGCTCTTAAGAGCGAAAAAAATATGAACACATATCAAAAATAACCAAAATAATATTATGTTATTATTTTATTTTTTTACCAATCTAGAATCTACTAAGATAGTTATTTTTTATAGTATACTCTATTTATTTTGTTCTTGTGCAAGCCAGTCATCTCTCACCGGAGGAAAAAAAGACACCATTCCACCGACTCTTATTGCTTCCATTCCCAAAAACAACTCTACAAATTTCAAAAACAAAAAAATTATACTTACCTTTAGTGAAAGTATTCAAGAAAAAAACCTAAAAAATAATCTTATCATAACCCCAAACTATGATAATACTTTTCAACAAACCATATCAAATAAAACTCTCATACTTTCATTTCGTAAAAACTGGAAAGACAGCACTACCTATACCTTAAATTTTAATAATACTATTGCTGATACGAGAGAAAAAAATGAAGCAAAAAACCTAACTCTTTCTTTTTCCACAGGAAATACTATTGATACTCTTTCTATAAACGGAGTAGTAACGGATTTAATGAACAATAAATCTATAAATAATGCCACCGTCTCTCTTTTTTACTCCAAAGACACCTGTAATATCCTAAACTGCAAGCCCCTTTACCTTGCTTATACGAATGAAAAAGGTTTCTTTCGTATTACAAATATAAAAAAAGGATATTACATTCTATTTGCTTTTGAAGATAAAAATAAAAACTCAAAAGCCGAACCCGATACCGAACCATCCGGTTTTATAAAAGATACATTACAAATAGAACAAAATACTGACTCATTAAAAATAAAACTATCCACCATAGATATACGTCCAATAAAAAAAATATTCAGCAAAGCCAACGGAACATATTTTGATGTAAAATACAATAAACCACTTGTAAAATGCAAAGTAATTATTGCAAAACAAGATTCTCTCAAGCAACCTAAATACAGATATGCCTTTGTAGAGAATAAAACAACTGTAAGATTTTATAACAGAACCAAAAAATTTGATAGTGCTAAAATTATCTTACAGGTATTTGATACTACTTTTTGCACAAAAATAGATACTTTTTTTCTAAAATTTCAACCCTCCAAAAAGCAAAAAACACCATTTTATTACTCTCTCAATCCTAACAATAAAACCGAAGAACTTCAAAAAATATTTATTACTTTTTCAAAACCACTCCTTCTTTTTAATTGGAACAAAGTTTTTATCACTTACGATAGCGTCCCATATAAACAACCATTAGACACATCTCACGTTATATGGAACGAAAATAAAAACATAGTTTCTTTTATGCTCAAACTCAATAAAAATTTCATACGGTATAAAACGGACTCTCTCAAAAAAGAATTTTCAAAAATAGAAAAGGATACCGCTTCCCCATACTATACCACAATAAAAAAAAAAATAAATACCTTTTCAAAAATAAAAGAAAATTCTTTTTACATCTCTTTCCAAAAACAATGTATTATTTCTATAGATTTAGATACTCCAAAAACCCAATCTTTCCTTTATTCTTTTTATGAAACAGAAAACTATGGTATTATTTCAGGAAAAATAAACACTTCTCAAAAAAAATATATTTTACAACTTATAAATAAAGATTACAAAGTAATACAAGAGATCCCTCATACAAAAGATTTTACATTCTCTCTTATTCCACCCGGTGATTATTCATTTCGTATATTAATAGATAGTAATGAAAATGGAATATGGGAAAATGCGAATATAATAGAAAAAAGACAGCACGAACCTGTCTTTTTTTATGATACATTTATAAATATACGAGCTAATTGGACCATTGATAATATAAATATAACTTTCTAAATAATGCATAAGTTATTGTATTTCAAATTGTTATATTATTGTTCAAAATTATTTTATAATGTTAATAAAATAAATAATATCTATTTTTATCCACATTTTTTTGTTTTTATGTGTATAAAGTACTACTTTATGTGTATTATTATAAATAACTGATAATCAATTACTTATGATTTTTTAATAATTATTTTGTTTTATGAAACTACCATAAAGAGTTATGTTACAAAATACTACAATAATATATTAACATATTAACATATATAATAATAACAACAATTCATATATATACTATATAATTATAAATACTACTCACCTATAAATGTGAATAAAAAATGAAAAAAAAAATATTAGTATTATTGATACTATTGTTATCATTCAAAAATATATACCCACAAGATTATAAAAAAATACAATTAGCAGAGGAATATCACAAAAAAGACGATTTTAAAAAAGCAATAGATATTTATAAAGAACTCGCTATAAATGACAAAAATATTCCATTTATTCATGAAAATTATATGGATATAATGATACAAAAAGCACTTTATAAAGATGCCATTCAGTATATTCAAAAACAGATAAAAAAAAATCCCATTTTATATAACTATAGAGTAGAAGAAATTACTATATATATAAAACAAGAGAACGATAACAAAGCAAATATCAAATTTGAAGAACTTATAGAAAAAGTGAAAAATGATGAGAATACAGTAAAAACAGTCGGAAAATATTTAATAAACAAAGGATTGAGAGAATATGCCGAAAAATTGTATCTCACTGCAAGAGAAGCAAGTAAAAAAAAAGATTCCTATTCTTTGGAACTAGCAAATATATGGAGCATACTAAAAAAAATAGAACCCATGCTTAACGAATACATATTTTTTTTAGAACAATACCCCGAACAAATAGAATATGTAGAAAATAATTTACAAAATATGCTTACCGAAGAAGAACACAGACAACAATTTCAAATGCTTTTGTTAGAAAGAATACAAAAAAATCCACAAATAAAAGTGTTTTCAGAACTACTTATATGGCTTTATATTCAAGAAAAAAAATACGAAGACGCTTTTATTCAAGTAAAATCATTAGACAGGAGAGAAAAAAACGGAGGAACTCGTGCTTTTCATATAGCACAAATAACATTTGAAAATAAAAAATATCAAGAAACTATTCACATAGCAGAATGGATATGTAATAATTTTAAAAATGGAGTACACTCTATACCCGCAAAACATCTTATTATAAAAAGCAAAGAACTTTTAGTAAAAGAAAAATACCCCATTTCAAAAGATAGTATTACAATGGTTATACAAGAATATGATTCTTTGTTAAAAGAAGTGAAAAATATTGCATTGACTCATGAAATAAAAAGAGAAAAAGCATTACTCTACGCTTTTTACTTAGATGAATTGTTAACAGCAAAAAAAATAATAGAAGATATCATCCAAAATGGAAATAGAGACAAAAAAAATTACGCATACTGTAAAATGGATTTAGGGGATATATTCATATTATTGAACGAACCATGGGAAGCATCGCTTTTATATTCACAGGTAGAAAAAGAAAATAAAGAAACACCCATAGGATACGAAGCAAAACTCAAAAATGCAAAACTCCACTATTACCAAGGGAATTTTGAATTAGCAGAAGCACACCTCAATATATTAAAAGCAGCTACAAGCAGAGAAATATCAAATGATGCTCTTTTTTTAGCATCTATGATACATAATAATACTGTTTCAGATACATCTGAAAAACCAGTAAAAAAATTTGCAGAGATAGAACTTTTATTATTTCAAAATAAAAAAAAACAAGCAAAAGAAAAATTAGAATTATTGCTCAAAGAATACCCATATCATGAAATAAGAGATGAAGTATGGTTTCAACTCGCTAAGATAGAAATAGAATTTCAAAATTATATGAAAGCCATAGAATATTATGACCTTATAATAGAAAATTTTGCGGATGATATTTTATCTGACGATGCACTTTTTTTGAAATCAAAAATATTAGAAGAATACATACAAGACCAAGAGAATGCTAAAAAATATTATACAGAATTAATACACAAATATCCAGGAAGTATGTATGTAACGGAGGCAAGGAAACGTTATAGAATACTACGAGGTGATATACAAAAATAAAAATGGATTACTTAGAAGAATTAAATGAAAAGCAGAGAGAAGGGGTTTTAGAAACAGAAGGACCTACTATAATAATAGCAGGAGCAGGTTCAGGAAAAACAAAAGTATTAACAACTCGTATAGCATATCTTATTAAAGAAAAGGGAGTAGATGCTTTTTCTATAATGGCACTTACATTTACCAATAAAGCAGCAAAAGAAATGAAAAAACGCATAGAAACTATATGTGGAACAGAAGCATATAATATATGGATGGGAACTTTTCATTCACTTTTTGCAAAAATTTTGAGAATAGAATCTGAAAAAATTGGATACCCCCGTAATTTTACCATTTACGATACCGAAGATTCAAAAACACTCATCAAAAATATACTGAAAGAACAAAATTTAGATGATAAGGTCTATAAACCCAATAGTGTATATTCCCGTATTTCACATTCTAAAAATAATCTCATAGATTGGAAAACATATCAAAACGACGCATACTCCACTGAAAACGATGCAAAATTTGGAAAACCGATGATGGGAAAACTCTACCAAATGTATTGCGAAAGATGTTTTAAAGCACAGGCAATGGACTTTGATGACTTGCTTTTCAATACCTATATTTTATTCAGAGATTATCCAAACACATTAGAAAAATACCAAAATAAATTTAAATACGTATTGGTAGATGAATTTCAAGATACAAATATGTGCCAATACCTCATAATAAGATTATTAGTAGATATATATAAAAATATATGCGTAGTAGGAGATGACGCACAGAGTATATATTCTTTTAGAGGAGCTACTATTGAAAATATTTTAAACTTCAATAAAGATTTTCCCAACACAAAAATTATAAAATTAGAACAAAATTATAGATCTACTCAAAACATAGTAAATATAGCCAACTCTATTATAAAGAAAAATATACACCAAATACACAAAGAAGTATGGACAGAAAATGAACGCGGAGCATCCATAGAACTTATAAAAGCAATGACAGAAACAGAAGAAGGAAGGTTAATAGCCAGTAGTGTTTTTGAAACTAAAATGAATAATCAATATCAAAATAAAGAAATTGCTATATTGTACAGAACACATTCTCAATCCCGTGTAATAGAAGAATCTCTCCGAAAAATAAATATAAAATATAAAGTGATAGGGGGTATATCTTTTTACCAACGAAAAGAAATCAAAGATTTATTAGCATATTTTAGATTTACCTTGAATACAAATGATGAACAGGCAATGCGAAGGATTATTAACTTCCCAAAGAGAGGGATAGGGGATACTACCATAGATAAAATAATAGTATCCGCAGACGAACAAGGGCTGAATATATGGAATGTAATGGAAGAAAATATTCACAATGTATTGAGTAAAAGAAATGCAGAAACTATAAGCCATTTTGTAACCCTTATAAAAACATTTCAAATAAAAGAAAAAGAATTAGATGCATATGAACTCGCTCATTATATAGCAAAACATTCCGGTATTTTTAGAGAATTGTATGATGATAAGACCCCCGAAGGTATTGCAAGAGCAGAAAATATACAAGAATTACTCAACGGTATAAAAGAATTTGTAGAAAATAATGAAAGTATAGATAAAAGCCTCTCCTCTTTTTTACAAGAAATATCTTTATTAACTGACACCGATATGAAAAACGAAAAAAACGATGATTATGTATCCCTTATGACCGTTCACAGTGCAAAAGGTTTAGAGTTTAAAGCAGTGTATGTGGTAGGCTTAGAAGAGGAACTCTTTCCATCGGCTCTTTCTATGGGGAAAAAAGAAGAAATAGAAGAAGAAAGAAGATTATTTTATGTAGCACTTACACGAGCAGAAAAATATCTGTATTTAAGCTACGCACAAAGTAGATTCTCATTTGGCTATTCAAAACATTCCGAACCCAGTAGATTCTTAAAAGAAATAGACCAACAATACATAAAAATGTATAAACCACAGTATAGTAATAGAACAGAAAATAATATAATAACAGTAGCATCCAGCGTTCAAAATTTTGAAAGAAATAACTTTAATACTCATAATAATAGTAGTATTCTCAATAAAATAAACAATGCTCCATCAAAAAATTTTGTTCATAGTGATACATCTAAACTAGAATTGGGTATGAGAGTAGAACATCAAAAATTTGGAATGGGGAAAGTAATAAAAATAGAATCTATAGGGGTAGAGAAAAAAACCACCATTTTATTTGAACAATATGGAGAAAAAACACTTATTTTACAATTTGCTAAATTAAAAATATTATAACAAAATGTGTTTTTTTATAAAAAATAATGATAAATAATAAACCGTATATTGAAACAATTATTGAAATCAGCCATTCTTATTTACAAAAAACATTTTCAAATAAAGAATATTTTGATGAATGTATTGAAAAAGTAAGTTTTCTAAAAGAATATACAAACACAAAAGAAATTATTGATAGTTTTATAAAAATTTATATTGACCTTGTGAAGCAAGATTATCAAAATCAATATAAAAAAATCAACAAAAAACTTGTTGATTTTCTTGAAGCGAAAGACGATGGTATAAAAATTATTTGGGGAAATTGTCTTGAAGCAATGCGTGGTATGAAATCAGAATCAATACATGTAATGGTTACATCTCCCCCATATTATAATGCTCGTGAATACTCTCAATGGAAAAACTTAAATAATTATTTAGATGATATGCGGTTAATTATAAGAGAAGCGTATAGAGTATTAGATAACCATCGTGTTTTTGTTTTTAATGTTGGTGATATTTTTGATAACGATAATATTGCAACTACTTCCACTTGGGGAAAACGTCGTATTCCGCTTGGGGCTTACTTTACAAAAATATTTGAAGAAGAGGGCTTTACATTTGTTGATGATTTTATTTGGGACAAAGGCGAAGTGCAAAGTGAACGACACAAGAACGGAAACAAGCCGTATCCTTTTTATCAATACCCGATGAATTGTTATGAGCATATTTTTATTTTTCATAAACACAGAAACGATGCAACACGATATCCTTGTCCTGTTTGTGGATGTTTAAAAGTAAATGGAAATGCGTATTCTGAAATTGGAATAAAAAGTTGGGAATGTAAAAATTTAGAATGCTTTGAACGAAGTGAGGCAAATCGAGGAAAAAGATTTTCGCTTAAAACAATTACGACACAAGGAAGACAAGAAGAAAAATTTGCTATTGAAAAAGAATATATAAAAAAATGGCGTAGGGATATAATAAAAATAAATCCCGTTATAAAAATAAATTCAAAAGGTGAAAATACTCTTGGGCATACCGCACCATTTCCCGCTGAAATTCCCGAATTTGCTGTCCAAATGTATTCTTATCCAAACGAATATGTTTTAGACCCTTTTGGTGGTAGTTTTACATCTGTAATAACAGCAAAACAATTCGGAAGAATTGGAGTGGGAATAGAATTAAATAAAGAAATGTTTAAAAAAAGTAGTATGCAAAATTTAAAAAAACACTTACAAACCGAATTATTTGATAAAAAAAATATACAAATTTCAGAAATAGATTTATTATGAATGAGTTAGACGACAAGAAAAAACAAGTCATTGGACTTTACGGCGAAATGCGTTTGTCAATGGAATTGCACGAACTTGGTTGGCAAGTTCATAGAGCTTATATTGACGAAGGTATTGATTTTACAATTACTAAATACTATTGCCCAAACTGTAAAAAATACAGTAATCAATATGTTCGCTACACTATGCGCAATGAAAAAAATGTTAAATGCGTTACTAATCTTTGTGAGCATTGTAAAGAAACGGAGTTGGAAGTCATTTCGCGGTATTTACAAGTAAAAACTTCGGAGGGTATTAAAACCGAAAAAGACGATGTCCGAAAATTTAGTTTCCACCCTAAAATTAGGTATGATATGGGTAAAGAAGTGTTTTATGTTTGGATTGCAATTTTTAATGATACAAAAGAAAAAAAGTGTCATTTTTATATTCTCAACACAAAAGATGTTAAAAAATTTGACAACATAAATTTAGACACATACCAAATTACAGATAATCAAAAAACCGAATTGCCGATTAGAACCGATGGGGTTGTATTAAAAAAAGGTACTGCAAGCACAGGATACGACTATTCTGTTTTTAATACAAGGTTCTACAATGATTTCGGAGCGTTGGAAATTGAAATAAAATAATAATTTTAATTACCAGATAAACAAATATTACACACATACACATAAAATACAATGAGATATTTACCAATAGGAAACGAATTATTTATTAAAAACAGAGAGAGGTTAGTTCAAAAACTAAAACAGAATAGTGTTGTTATTATACATTCTAATGATATTTTACCAACAAATGCAGATGGAATAATACCATTGAAACAAAATGCAAATTTATTTTATTTAACGGGGATAGAACAAGAGGAAACTATTCTTCTACTTGCTCCAAATTTTCCCGACCCAGAATGCAGAGAAATTGTTTTTATATTAGAGTCTGACGAAGAAAAAGAAAGATGGGAAGGTCATAAATATACTCAAGAAGAAATTACTATTATTTCGGGTATTCGTAATGTTAAATTTGTAAAAGAATTTGATAGTACATTACTAAAAATATTAGCAGAAACTGAAAACATTTATTTAGAATCAAATGAGCATATAAGGTCTATTAATAAAACAGAAACGAGAAATGATAGATTCATTAAATCTTGCAAAGAACAATATCCTCTTTATGAATACGAAAGATTATTTCCTCTTATGCGAGATTTAAGAATGATTAAACAACCACGTGAAATAGAACTCATTCAAGAAGCATGCAATATTACCGAATTAGGGTATAGAAATATATTAAAAACCATCAAAAAAGGAGTGAAAGAATATGAAATAGAAGCAGATTTTATTTCCACATTTATAAGAAATAGATCCAGAGGATTTGCTTATATACCAATCATTGCGGGCGGAAAAAACAGTTGTATATTACACTATACCCAAAACAATAATAGTATTCAAGACGGAGAGGTTTTATTGATAGATGTAGCAGCGGAATATGCAGGGTATAACTCAGATATAACCCGCACTATTCCTGTGAGTGGAAAATTTACAAAAAGACAAAAAGATGTTTATAATGCTGTTTTACGGGTAAAAAATGAAGCAACAAAAATACTTTCACCGGGTATTACTATTATAGAATATCAAAAAGAAGTTGCTCGTATAATGGAAAAAGAACTATTAGATTTGAAACTTATATCTAAAACGGATATACAAAAACAAGACTCCTATAACCCTGCATATAAAAAATACTATATGCATAACCCATCGCATCATTTAGGAATAGATATTCATGATGTATCTACTTTTTATAAAAAAATAGAAGATAATATGGTTTTTACGGTAGAACCGGGAATATATATATCAGAAGAAAATTTAGGTATACGTTTAGAAGACAATATACTGATAACAAAAAAAGAAAATAAAAACCTTTCGAAAAATATTCCAATAGAAATAGAAGAGATAGAATATCTTATGAACACAAAGTAATGTTTCACGTGAAACATTACTTATAAGATTCTTTGTATTTCTCCTTCTTGAATATAAATAGTATATATGAAAATGTTTTTATAACCAAAGTTTTGGAGTATTTTTGGAATGTATTGATATGAATTATGGTGATGAGGGATATTTGTTTTTTTGTTTATTGTGTATTCTATAAGTATAGCATCTTCTTTTTTTGTTAATAAAGTGTCAAGTTTTTTGTAAGTAGAATTATACGGATTTAAAAATTCTATATTTGTTTTTATGTTCCATTCCCCAGAAAACCAGTTTTGTGTCATTTCTTTTTCAAAAAGAGCGTTTATGTGATTAGATATTTCTGCTTTTTCTGCTTGTGATATGTTTTCTTTTAAAGATAATTTTTGAATATGGAAATCAATTTCTTTTTTATTTTTAATTTTTTTTAAAAGGGTAGAGTATAAAAAAAACATTTTTGTTTGAGAAAGAATATTTGTTTTTTCTTCTAAAAAACGAGTTTGTTTTTTGAGCAATAATTTATTTTTCCATTCATGTGAAATATAATGCTGTAATAAAATAGATTTTGTGCTGCTTTTTAATTCAGTGTTTTTTATGTATGATAGGTTTCCATAAGAAAAAGAATGTATAAAGTTTTCTTTTTTTAATTGAATATTATCTAAAACTGTATTTTTCGATGAAAAAAAAACAGAATAGAGTAAATCAGCAGATGTTTTTATTTCTGTATACATATTTTCTTTTTGAGAGTTTATATTTCCAAGAATAAAAAGATTTTGTTTTGCCCGGGTAAATGCTACATATAAAATATTTATATTATCTAAGTAGTTGTTTTTTAATTCTTCTTCGTATTGGGTATCCATGAAGGTTTGTTGAAGAGAAGCATTATATAGAACAGGAACAAAACTTGGTTTAGGAACATTTGTTTTTTCTTCATTTGAACACCAAATAATCTGATTATACTTATCGGTGTCTAATTTCCAGTGACAGAACGGGATTATAACGGAAGAAAACTCTAATCCCTTTGATTTATGAATGGTCATTATTTTAATAGCATTTTGTTCTTCTGATATACGGACAACGTGCTTGTTTTTTGTTTCTTCCCACCATTCTAAAAAAGATCCTATTTCTCCCCCCTTTTTTTTATGAAACTCTAAAACGGCATCTTGAAAGGATAAAATATAGGGATATTCTGCATTGATGGTGTCTAAATGAAATATTTTTATAAGGGTTTCTGTAAGATTAATGAGTGGTATAAAAGAAAGTGCTTTTAAGTTTTCTGTGTATTCTAATGGAATAGTATGTGAGTAATCTTGTGTAAATATATCAGATGCTTTTTTGGTTTGAGAATATTGAAGGGTAAAATAAAAAGAAATGAACTCGTTTTTTGAAAGAATATCTTTTGGATTATAAATATATTTGAGAGCAGATATAAGTAGCATAACGGATAAAGAATTACTTACCTGTAAGGATTCGGGAGAAATAAAGTCGTATACATAAGTGCCTTCGTTATGAGATTGTTTTAATAAAAGGGCATCACTTATTATTTTTGCTTCACTGGATTTTCTTACGAGTATACAAATATCTTTTAATGTTCCTCCACTTTCTTGAATTTTTTCAATAATAGCAATGGTTTCTGATATAATATGTTCTTCTGAATCTGTATCGTTGGAGTTTTTTTTTTGTTTTTCTACGAGACAAATTTCTACAACACCTGCGGTGCTTTGGGTTGATTTTTGATTTACATCTTTGTAGATATCGGATAGTTCTGCTCTATTTTTCTCATGAAGAATATTTATATGTTTCATTACATTTTCAAAAAAACAATTATTGAAATTAACAATGATAGGGGAACTCCGGTAGTTAAATGGTAGTATTTTGGTTTGTGTGTTGTAAAAATCTTGATGAATTTTTTTTTGGAGAAGGTTTATTTCACTTCCTCGCCACCTATAAATAGCTTGTTTAGTGTCACCTACTATTAAATTTTCAAAACCTTGACTTATACTATTGGTGAGGAGTGGTTTAAAATTATTCCATTGGAAAGCAGAAGTATCTTGAAATTCATCTATAAGAAAATGAGAATAAGCATTTCCTGTTTTTTCATAGATATAATGTGCATCGTTTTCTTCAATAATTTTTTTTAGAAAATCAGAAGTATCAGAAATAAGCATAAGGTTCTCCTGACTTACATAATCACGAACTTCTTGAATGAGATACTGGGTAATTCCTAATGTGTATATGTTTCTCATTATGATTTTTGCGGTAAAATAATGCTTACCTTCCCTGTCAACAAAATCAATAATTGCAGTGTAATTATTCATAAGCCCATCATCCATGGCTTCTTCTATTTTTTGCTTTATAAATAATTCCTTATTTTTAGTAATAAAAGATTCTCTCTTGTTTATTGCATCTCTTCTGCTCTGAGTAATGGTGTAATCTTTGCTTTCGAAGAGCAAAAAAAGACCAATGGGTCCTCGTTTTCCGTTATTAAAATCATCTATTGTTAATCCTTTTTTATGTATTATGGAAAGAGAATCTGCTACTATTTTTTCTATG comes from Chitinophagaceae bacterium and encodes:
- a CDS encoding UvrD-helicase domain-containing protein gives rise to the protein MLHIYHASAGSGKTYTLAFYYICLALKSPDYFIKILAVTFTNKSTEEMKNRILKNLFHLSQGKEKKLLSDVAFHCKLKETEVVAISKEVLTKILHNYGQFSIFTIDKFFQKIIKSFAKEIGLESHTTIEVDSDKILDAILEKIIAKLGNKDFFPTEWLVDFAIQKLEEGKSWNIRKDIQNFGQDIFKERFKKIQENIVSFGFEEYNNYKKHLQKSIVFFESHIEKIVADSLSIIHKKGLTIDDFNNGKRGPIGLFLLFESKDYTITQSRRDAINKRESFITKNKELFIKQKIEEAMDDGLMNNYTAIIDFVDREGKHYFTAKIIMRNIYTLGITQYLIQEVRDYVSQENLMLISDTSDFLKKIIEENDAHYIYEKTGNAYSHFLIDEFQDTSAFQWNNFKPLLTNSISQGFENLIVGDTKQAIYRWRGSEINLLQKKIHQDFYNTQTKILPFNYRSSPIIVNFNNCFFENVMKHINILHEKNRAELSDIYKDVNQKSTQSTAGVVEICLVEKQKKNSNDTDSEEHIISETIAIIEKIQESGGTLKDICILVRKSSEAKIISDALLLKQSHNEGTYVYDFISPESLQVSNSLSVMLLISALKYIYNPKDILSKNEFISFYFTLQYSQTKKASDIFTQDYSHTIPLEYTENLKALSFIPLINLTETLIKIFHLDTINAEYPYILSFQDAVLEFHKKKGGEIGSFLEWWEETKNKHVVRISEEQNAIKIMTIHKSKGLEFSSVIIPFCHWKLDTDKYNQIIWCSNEEKTNVPKPSFVPVLYNASLQQTFMDTQYEEELKNNYLDNINILYVAFTRAKQNLFILGNINSQKENMYTEIKTSADLLYSVFFSSKNTVLDNIQLKKENFIHSFSYGNLSYIKNTELKSSTKSILLQHYISHEWKNKLLLKKQTRFLEEKTNILSQTKMFFLYSTLLKKIKNKKEIDFHIQKLSLKENISQAEKAEISNHINALFEKEMTQNWFSGEWNIKTNIEFLNPYNSTYKKLDTLLTKKEDAILIEYTINKKTNIPHHHNSYQYIPKILQNFGYKNIFIYTIYIQEGEIQRIL